One Streptosporangium sp. NBC_01495 DNA window includes the following coding sequences:
- a CDS encoding RICIN domain-containing protein, with protein sequence MASGNLSLRLAVDPTQVAQVDRASQDDGATLSQQPWSGAENERWTAEPAGNGYYRFRSGNSGKCLNVQGGSTVDNAAVIQTACGTANDLWKFASKGIGYQVVSASGKCLNVSGGTGVGNPLIQYTCSANGATNDTWLAVWEPVTT encoded by the coding sequence CTGGCCTCCGGCAACCTGAGCCTGCGGCTGGCCGTCGACCCCACCCAGGTCGCGCAGGTCGACAGGGCATCACAGGATGATGGCGCCACGCTTTCCCAGCAGCCCTGGTCAGGTGCGGAGAATGAGCGATGGACCGCTGAGCCCGCTGGCAACGGCTACTACCGGTTCCGTTCCGGCAACAGCGGTAAGTGCCTCAACGTCCAGGGCGGCTCCACCGTGGACAACGCCGCGGTCATCCAGACCGCCTGCGGGACCGCGAACGACCTGTGGAAATTCGCCTCCAAGGGCATCGGCTACCAGGTCGTGTCCGCGAGCGGCAAGTGCCTGAACGTCTCCGGCGGTACCGGGGTGGGGAACCCGCTCATCCAGTACACCTGCAGCGCCAACGGCGCGACCAACGACACCTGGCTGGCGGTCTGGGAGCCTGTGACCACCTGA
- a CDS encoding helix-turn-helix domain-containing protein, with translation MSTVQFAALLLRYRRRTGITQQQLADLSTVSARAIRDLEKGRARHPRRTTVRLLADALRIDDHERDILERSADDRPDDPDFLDPVHDFGREHLFEYKTLCLQDRAPTILDDDHGADALNDAAKEGWRLIAVDHSVAFLERDYSDAYTESASYREPSSRSCTGSGSRPYPEPSSRSYSGPTSRSYTDPRSYADSPARAAMANGFPAHRFTRGPNA, from the coding sequence ATGAGCACCGTCCAATTCGCCGCCTTGCTCCTGCGCTACCGAAGGCGGACGGGGATCACCCAGCAGCAACTCGCCGATCTCTCCACAGTCAGCGCGCGCGCCATCCGCGACCTCGAGAAGGGCCGCGCCCGGCACCCGCGCCGCACCACCGTACGACTCCTTGCAGACGCGCTGCGGATCGACGACCACGAACGCGACATCCTGGAACGGTCGGCCGACGACCGCCCAGACGACCCTGATTTTCTCGACCCCGTCCACGATTTCGGCCGGGAGCACCTTTTCGAGTACAAAACCCTGTGTCTACAAGACCGCGCTCCGACCATCCTGGACGACGACCACGGCGCCGACGCCCTGAACGACGCGGCGAAGGAGGGCTGGCGCCTGATCGCCGTGGACCACAGCGTGGCATTCCTCGAACGCGACTACTCCGACGCGTACACCGAATCCGCCTCCTATCGGGAGCCCTCATCCCGGTCTTGCACCGGCTCAGGCTCCCGTCCCTATCCAGAGCCCTCCTCCCGCTCGTACAGCGGCCCGACCTCCCGCTCCTACACCGACCCACGCTCCTACGCGGACTCACCCGCACGCGCCGCCATGGCGAACGGCTTCCCCGCCCACCGCTTCACCCGAGGCCCGAACGCCTGA